The window CCCATTATTTTAGTCCAACTATCTATTATCGCCTCTACCGCGGAATTTTCTTATCCAAACGACTCGTTACAAAGAAAAGTTGGCAAGGGAAAAGAATCATTAGATTTTAGTCCAACTATCTATCATCGACTATATTGTGGAATTTTCTTATCCAAACGAGCAGTAACGAATGAAAAATAGGCAACGGAAGAGAATCAGTGGACCAGAATTCGCAACGAACGATACTACCCCTACCAAGACATAGCTAGAGACGGTTAGAGGCTCTGTAAGGCCCAaattaatatatatgtttttatccacgctatttatatattttgaaagataCTTTCACGGCAGGAGCTAAAAAAGGGAGCAGATCGAAGGCTCAACTgcaccacaccacgggaagcaaTGGGGGTGGAACTCTTACCGCTGAAAACGTTCTATGGCCTACCGTCATCTTTATTTGCCAtgtaacctgttcataagataatatagagctggatgaagggaaaacacaaatatcagcttggtacaAAACTTCAGTgagccataagaagttttcaaccgtaggctttcaatccccactacttccgGTGGTGTATTACACTTGAATCTTCAATCAGTTTTTCTTTTTTCGGTTCATTAACTAAAATGatgtataaaaatagatgaacggcatggatgaaacgtatacatcacggtgggcctacaaaGCCTCTGACCGGACCGTCCGTCTATAGCAAGGTCGTGGTGGGGGTAGTACCGAATCCGCGTCCATCTGCAGCACCTGTTCCAGGGATGGAACACGCAAGAGCTGGGGAGCCtatcatattgtatatgtaaaatctactccgcaCATACGGTGAGAATGCTTATTTTGACCGTACATTAAAAattcacacatatatataaaagatagtTGTGGGCCACACCTCTAATGGGAAGAACATGCAAAATTTTCCGTGAGATGTGGCCCCTTCTGAGTTCGGATCATGCTCAACCTGATGAAGGATACACATAATGGTGGCCCATATAGAGTAAGATCTagatgatggacggttttgatcatcAGACCATCTCAACATGCGGCCAGAATGAGGCGAAAGATGATAGCTGTACCGAGTTTCCAGATTGGCAAAAGCAAGTAAACGCAAGTCAAGGTGATTGCTTTACCTTTCAGCTTTACCGACCATCTCAGCATGGCGTCTTCTCTACTCGGTTTTGAGATCATTTTCCCAACATAGCTCCGCCTCTCCATCCAAGGTGATTCTTTGGTTTTCAGCTTTCAGCTTCCTCCCTGCTCTAAATCATGGCAGATGCACTGATTTCTTTTGTGGTGGAGAGTTTGGGTTCCATGGCCTTGCAAAAGCTGAGGTCGTTAGTGGGTGTTAATGAAGATCTTGAAAAGCTCTCGCGGAACTTAGATTATCTTCAAGCAGTGCTCACCGACGCAGAGAAGCGGCAAGTGAATGATGAATCGGTAAAAAGATGGTTAGGAGATCTCAAAGATGTGGCATATGACATGGACGACGTTTTAGAGGAGTGGAAGGTGGTGAACGACGGTTGCGATGACGGCACCAGCTCCGAAGGTAAGAAGGTATCTTTTCCCTTTTTTCCCACACCCCGCTTTGATGTTGAGACCAGTAATCGGATAAAAGCGATTAGTGCAAGATTAGACGAGATCAAAGAACGCAAGAATATCTTCTCTTTCAGAGAAGTCAGGGAAGAACGTGGAGTGGTCAAGTTGGATATGAGGGAAACGAGTTCATTCATAGATGAAAATGAGATTTTTGGTAGGGATCGAGTTAAGGAGTGGATTGTCAACCAGTTGGTACAGGGCAGCAGTGATGAGGAGCAGGACGTCGGAGTCATTTCTATCATTGGTATGGCAGGAATTGGAAAAACCGCTGTCGCTCAATTAGTCTTCAATGATGGTAAGGTTAATAGGCACTTCGATAAAATGATTTGGGTGAGTTTTCCTGGAGATTTCGATGTGATGAGGATCTATTATGAAATCTTTAATACATTGAGACGGAAGCGGTCACGTTCGTCATCCGAAGAATATGCGACACCAATGGACTCTAGTTTGCTACTTGGTGCGCCATCCTTGCAATATTTGATATCAAATGTCTTTGATATGCTAAATGGTAAGCGGTTTCTGGTCGTGCTGGATGGCATACGCAACAGTGATGATGCCCAGTGGAGAAACCTTATGATTCTGTTCCGTACAGCCAAGAAAGAAAGTAGAATTTTAGTTACCACTCGTAACGAGAATGTCACGAAATTCTTCTCCTCGGCCCTGATTTATGAACTGCAACCGTTGTCTGAGAATGATTGTTGGTTGTTGTTCAGCCACAGAGCTTTCTCTGGAGTAAGGAGTGGGGATGAGCTTTTCAAGGCATCGGGTAGAGAAATTGTGCAAAAGTGCCAAGGAATTCCTCTCCTGTTGGACGCAATAGGAAGTGCCTTGCGCAAGAAAAGAGATGTAAAGGACTGGCAGTCTGTCTTGGATGAAGCGACAGGGGATTCATTGGGTACTGGAAAAATTGCATCCGTTGTATTAGAGAGCTTCCATGATTTGCCAAAGCATTTGAAGCAATGCTTTGCTTTCTGTTCCATATTTCCAAAGAATCATTTGATAGAGAAGGACATGCTAATCAAGTTGTGGATGGCCCAAGGTTTCATTCCCCAAACGAGAAGAGAAGACATGGAGAGGCTAGGTGGTTCATATTTTGATGATTTAGTGAGGCGTTCCTTGTTTCAAGTCATAGAGACAGATGAAGAAGGTCATCCAAAGTATTGCATGATACATGACATGATCCATGACCTCTGCAAATGTATTATGACTGAGTGTTTAATCATAGAAAAGGAAACACGGAGGAGTCAGCTTATAAAGGCTCGCCATGCCTCATTGATTTGCAATGAGGATGTAGAATCCATTCTTTCCTTCATAGACAAAGCCGAAATTTTGCGTACACTCATACTCATTGGATGGTCTGAAATTCCCATTATTTATCATTTTAACAGCTTAAAACGTCTGAGAGCATTGGATTTGAGTGGCGGCACAGTAGTAAAGCTCCCAAATTCTTTGCAGAACTCGAAGCTTTTGCGATACCTCGACCTGTCTGCCACCAATATACAAGAATTGCCAGATTTTGTAAGTGACCTCTGTCTTTTGCAGACCTTAAAGCTTAATCATTGCTTCAGTCTTAGAAAACTCCCTAAAGGGATTGTGAAACTGATCAAATTAAGACATCTTGAAACCGAAGGAACCTTTTTGGTGTGCTTACCAGAAGGCATGGGGAGGTTAACATCCCTTCGAACGTTAACTAAGTTCGTTACAGGGGGTGAGAGCGGATGTGAAATTGCAGAACTGAAAGACCTTAACCTTCTTCAGGGGAAGCTAGAAATAACATGCTTAAACAGAGTAGCAAGTACAGATGAAGCTAAGGAGGCAAAATTGGAGAACAAGCAGAACATCCAGACCTTGAAATTGTCAGGTGAGTCAGGGATATGTTTTGGAACACACACAGAAAATGAGGTGGAGCACGTGGAGGGTGTGTTTGAAGCCCTTCAATCCCATCCAAACCTAAGAGATCTTACCATTTCAGAATACATTGGTCGCCAATTCCCAAGTTGGATGGAAGATTGTTCATTGTATTCCAATATTACCAAGGTGCAATTATCAAATTGCCGATGCAGACAGATGCCAGCGCTTGGGAAACTGCCGTCCCTTAAATGGCTTAAGATAGAGTTGATGTTTGAAGTTACACAGGTGGGCAGCGAGTTTTTTGGGAACAGCCATGATGAGGTCACTGGAGCATTCCCCAAATTGGAGATTCTTATCTTCGAATGGATTTCAATTTGGGAGGAGTGGAAGTTGAATGTGGGAGCTAGATCATTCCCATCTCTCTTTCAGTTATGCATATCGTGCTGCAACAAGTTAAAGGCACTGCCAGAACTGCAACACGTCATTTCACTTCAGGAACTCAAAATCGAATATTGTACAATCCTAAGCAGTCGATGCCAGAAGGTTGTAGGAGAAGATTGGAACAAGATAGCCCACATCCCCTACATCACCATTGATGGGAGGAAAATCTGATGAGAGGAAATCATTGGAAGTGCAAGCTTGCATggtaagactctctctctctctctctctctctctctctctctcgcttctaATCTTATTCTTGGTGTTGCAGGCAGATGAATCTCAggactttctttcctttcttccacACGGATGTTGTAGATCAACCAATCAAGGTTAACTCCAAGGTTCCTCCACTGTTCGAGTTATCTTTTCCCTTTCTTGGTAGAACCAACTTCATTATAGCCACCAGGAATTCTAATGCCATTCGATTCCGGCCGAAAGCTATCAAGAAGAGTTTGACTCCACGTATCAGCCAAAGAATCTAGTCTTCCGTCAggtatttcctctctctctctctctctctctctcttagacaTCAAGTATTCCTTTTAAGATTGTCTCAGTCTCtgatctgttttattttattttgttctcctTAGACACCAAGTATTCCTTCTAAGATTGTCCAAGTATCTACACTCAGCTTTCCTTGTATCTATGCATAATACATTTTAATTAGATTTCATCTGTGATTATAATATGCTCACGTTTTCATTTTTAATAATGCTAAGGTGATTTGAACAAATTGTGTGGGTCTCTTGTCAGCGAAAGTAACCAGGCTGGCCTActttaatttcaattttctaaATGGTGAATGTTGATCGTcaaccattttttattttatttttactgatTTTTTGACGGCCATGATCAGAGATGGATAGGAACATGCTATCAATATTGTTTATTAAAAACCACCTGCCATCAATGGCGAGGACAAATAGATGAACAAACCCAAATTAACAGGTCAGCCAGCCACGTGTACTGTGAACTGTGAGGAGTTTTGTGGCCATGTCAGGGCTAGGATCACCACCACGTGTAACCGCATCTCCACTGGCACCCAGAGGTAGCTAGACCACTGTAAATACTATTGCTTGCCAAATTGACGTCCCTGGCTTAAGATAcctgaaatgcatgaaatgagaAAGGTGGTCAGTGAGTTTGTGTGAACAGTCTGGGGTCGCAGGAGCATTCCACTAATCAGAGATTCTTCTCTTTGAATATTTAAACATTTGGTGGGAGTGGGAACTGAATGCGGAAGTGGTATCAATCCCATCTCTCTTTCAGTAATGTAGCCCTGTAGCACTCTAGAACCTCACTTCATTTCAAGAATTCAAAATTAGAGATTATCAAATCTTCATTATTGCCATTAGGAGTTCTAATCCCATTAGATTCTTGCCCGGCCAAGTAGAATGGAGGGAAGAGCATGAAACAATAAGAGAaaaatcaccgtcttcctcaagtgattaaaaGCTTGGATCCACTAGTAGAGTTCTCGAGTCTACAAGAAAATATGAGaaaaaaattcagatattttattgaataatgtatGTTTGATTACTCTATTACACTATTAATAAACAACACGACATCCTAATTTAAAattatccaaaatagtaaaatgcTTACTCTATTTCAaagttacctaaaatagtaaaactcttctaaagcttaatttGTCAAAGATAGAAAGTTTTAAATTAACGTTATCAAATGATTTCTAGCATTATTAGgatcaaatttttttaaagacAAAAATCCTAAAAGTACTCTAAAAATAAGGAGATATGATATAAACACAAATTATtgaaaatagtttatttttatttattatttatttattatttttattttttgtgaaatCGTAATTTTGTAGCGAAAGGATGTATTTCTTCACAAGATAGACAAACATAGTATGCTATAAGAGTCGGTTGATCTGGATGGCTTGTTATATAAAGATCGATAGATTGTGCGTTCcgtaacaatacccggatcaaaagttacggctAATTTACAGGCCAGATGTTGAATGGCAATTTCTCCATACCTGGAGTGAATTTCTTCAAGATAGACATGCCTTGGCCCAGTTATATCATGCCCTATGTAGGTTTGAGTCTGGAACTAACGAACTACTTCCACTTTCATTTGGGcttcttttagtccaaccatACTAAAAATGTATCTGCAGCATGTCCTACATCATAGAAGAGGTTTACACCACTATCTTCCTTAGTATCTACTCTCCCTTCCTGTATTCCTCgttttgcatctctctctctctctctctctctctctctctctctctcaatttacTTGAAAGGCATGTATTCCTTCTGAGAATGTCTGAGGATCTAACCTCAGTTTTTCTTGAGTCAATGCACAATAGTCTTTAATAATATTTTATAAGCGATTATATTATgctcatctttttatttttttaactaatACTATAGTGATTTGCATAAATTGTTAGAGAAAAGTAACAAGGCTTGCAAGGAGTCTCCTACTTTGGGTCGGGCTTAGGCTAGGTTCTCATGCTTGAGGATCGGTTGAGACCTAAAATTCAAGGTTGCTTATTTATAGTGGTACAGCTCGTTAGGCTTttcaatggcatttttgtaatacaTCCCACATATCGACAGTATCACAAACCTAGTGTGGCTCACCTTGTGAATGACTTAGATCTTGCACAAAATGAGTGACCTGGGCTCGAGCATGCTTCTTTTTAGGCCGTAAGGGCTTGTAAGGTTTAGTGTGGGCGATGGTCTTGGACAGACATGGCCCATTGACCACCTTACCATTCCTGCATCTTTGCAAAGAATACACACCTTCACAAATCTAACAATACGGCCCATCG of the Magnolia sinica isolate HGM2019 chromosome 7, MsV1, whole genome shotgun sequence genome contains:
- the LOC131250574 gene encoding disease resistance protein RGA2-like, yielding MADALISFVVESLGSMALQKLRSLVGVNEDLEKLSRNLDYLQAVLTDAEKRQVNDESVKRWLGDLKDVAYDMDDVLEEWKVVNDGCDDGTSSEGKKVSFPFFPTPRFDVETSNRIKAISARLDEIKERKNIFSFREVREERGVVKLDMRETSSFIDENEIFGRDRVKEWIVNQLVQGSSDEEQDVGVISIIGMAGIGKTAVAQLVFNDGKVNRHFDKMIWVSFPGDFDVMRIYYEIFNTLRRKRSRSSSEEYATPMDSSLLLGAPSLQYLISNVFDMLNGKRFLVVLDGIRNSDDAQWRNLMILFRTAKKESRILVTTRNENVTKFFSSALIYELQPLSENDCWLLFSHRAFSGVRSGDELFKASGREIVQKCQGIPLLLDAIGSALRKKRDVKDWQSVLDEATGDSLGTGKIASVVLESFHDLPKHLKQCFAFCSIFPKNHLIEKDMLIKLWMAQGFIPQTRREDMERLGGSYFDDLVRRSLFQVIETDEEGHPKYCMIHDMIHDLCKCIMTECLIIEKETRRSQLIKARHASLICNEDVESILSFIDKAEILRTLILIGWSEIPIIYHFNSLKRLRALDLSGGTVVKLPNSLQNSKLLRYLDLSATNIQELPDFVSDLCLLQTLKLNHCFSLRKLPKGIVKLIKLRHLETEGTFLVCLPEGMGRLTSLRTLTKFVTGGESGCEIAELKDLNLLQGKLEITCLNRVASTDEAKEAKLENKQNIQTLKLSGESGICFGTHTENEVEHVEGVFEALQSHPNLRDLTISEYIGRQFPSWMEDCSLYSNITKVQLSNCRCRQMPALGKLPSLKWLKIELMFEVTQVGSEFFGNSHDEVTGAFPKLEILIFEWISIWEEWKLNVGARSFPSLFQLCISCCNKLKALPELQHVISLQELKIEYCTILSSRCQKVVGEDWNKIAHIPYITIDGRKI